A region from the Malus domestica chromosome 07, GDT2T_hap1 genome encodes:
- the LOC103420510 gene encoding squalene monooxygenase SE1-like has translation MVYEYVLAGVLVSLLGSVFFVIINNTLSENKRDVAIVSENGVCLAPEIEKSTDVVIVGAGVAGAALAYTLGKEGRRVHVIERDLSEPDRIVGELLQPGGYLKLIELGLEDCANESIDAQKVFGYALYKNGNDTKLSYPLETYSSDIAGRSFHNGRFIQRMRERAATLSNVKLEQGTVTTLIEEKGTIKGVMYKNKAGEEMRTYAPLTIVCDGCFSNLRRSISTPNIENPSCFVGLILENCELPHANHGHVILGDPSPILFYPISSTEVRCLVDVPGTKVPSVANGEMAHYLKTVVAPQVPHQLLKAFLAAVDKGIIRTMQNKSMPAAPQPTPGAILLGDAFNMRHPLTGGGMTVALSDIVLLRDLLRPLSDFNDAPALCDYLESFYTLRKPVSSTINTLAGALYKVFCASPDPARQEMREACFDYLSLGGICSNGPISLLSGLKPCPIILFLHFFAVAIYGVGRLMFPFPTPKRMWLGARLILSASGIIFPIIKAEGVRQMFFPTTMPAYYKVPPVHRRIKTSTKHVF, from the exons ATGGTTTACGAGTATGTTCTTGCTGGTGTCTTGGTTTCTCTGTTGGGTTCGGTTTTCTTTGTGATCATAAACAATACTTTGAGCGAAAATAAGAGGGACGTTGCAATTGTGTCGGAAAACGGTGTTTGTTTGGCACCGGAGATTGAGAAAAGTACCGACGTTGTCATTGTTGGTGCCGGAGTTGCTGGTGCTGCTCTTGCTTACACTCTTGGAAAG GAAGGACGACGTGTACATGTGATTGAAAGAGACTTAAGTGAGCCAGACAGAATTGTGGGTGAACTATTACAGCCTGGAGGCTATCTCAAATTGATTGAATTAGGTCTTGAAGATTGTGCTAATGAGTCCATTGATGCTCAGAAAGTGTTTGGTTATGCTCTTTACAAAAATGGCAATGATACAAAACTATCATATCCCTTGGAAACATATAGCTCTGACATCGCCGGCAGAAGTTTTCACAACGGGCGTTTCATCCAAAGAATGCGCGAAAGGGCTGCAACTCTTTCCAA TGTGAAATTGGAACAAGGAACAGTGACAACACTAATTGAAGAAAAGGGCACCATCAAAGGAGTGATGTACAAGAACAAGGCCGGAGAGGAGATGAGAACATATGCTCCGCTAACAATAGTGTGCGATGGATGCTTTTCAAATCTGCGTCGCTCTATCTCTACTCCGAAT ATTGAAAACCCGTCCTGCTTCGTCGGGTTGATCTTGGAGAACTGTGAGCTTCCTCATGCAAATCATGGACATGTGATTCTGGGAGATCCTTCACCCATCCTGTTTTATCCTATCAGTAGTACCGAGGTTCGTTGTTTGGTAGATGTTCCCGGCACAAAAGTACCTTCAGTAGCTAATGGCGAAATGGCTCATTATTTGAAAACTGTCGTGGCTCCTCAG GTTCCCCATCAGCTCTTAAAGGCGTTTCTAGCAGCGGTTGATAAAGGAATCATCAGAACAATGCAAAACAAAAGCATGCCGGCTGCTCCTCAGCCCACTCCTGGTGCTATTTTATTGGGGGATGCTTTCAACATGAGACATCCTTTAACTGGAGGAGGAATGACTGTGGCTCTTTCCGACATTGTTCTTCTAAGGGATCTTCTAAGACCCCTAAGTGATTTCAACGATGCACCTGCTTTGTGCGATTATCTCGAATCATTCTACACACTCCGCAAG CCTGTGTCATCTACCATAAACACATTGGCCGGTGCCCTTTACAAGGTGTTCTGTGCATCGCCTGACCCCGCAAGACAGGAAATGCGTGAAGCATGTTTTGACTATTTGAGCCTTGGAGGCATCTGTTCAAATGGACCAATATCTCTACTCTCAGGTCTTAAACCTTGTCCAATCATCCTGTTTCTACATTTCTTTGCTGTGGCTATATATGGAGTCGGCCGCTTAATGTTTCCATTCCCGACGCCCAAACGGATGTGGTTGGGGGCTAGATTAATCTTG AGTGCATCAGGAATCATATTCCCGATTATTAAAGCTGAAGGAGTTAGACAAATGTTCTTTCCTACAACAATGCCAGCATATTACAAAGTTCCTCCTGTTCATAGAAGAATCAAAACAAGCACGAAACAtgtattttaa
- the LOC103438574 gene encoding squalene monooxygenase SE1-like, with protein sequence MVYEYVLAGVLVSLLSSVFFLIINTTYSEKKKEDVANVSETGVFLETEIEKNTDVVIVGAGVAGAALAYTLGKEGRRVHVIERDLNEPDRIVGELLQPGGYLKLIELGLEDCANESIDAQKVFGYALYKNGNDTKLSYPLETYSSDIAGRSFHNGRFIQRMRERAATLSNVKMEQGTVTTLIEENGIIRGVMYKNKAGEEMRTYAPLTIVCDGCFSNLRRSISTPNIENPSCFVGLILENCELPHANHGHVILGDPSPILFYPISSTEVRCLVDVPGTKVPSVANGEMAQYLKTVVAPQVPHQLLKAFLAAVDKGIIRTMQNKSMPAAPQPTPGAILLGDAFNMRHPLTGGGMTVALSDIVLLRDLLRPLSDFNDAPALCDYLESFYTLRKPVSSTINTLAGALYKVFCASPDLARQEMREACFDYLSLGGICSNGPISLLSGLNPCPVSLFLHFFAVAVYGVGRLMIPFPTPKRMWLGARLIVSASGIIFPIIKAEGVRQMFFPATMPAYYRAPPVHRRIETRTKLKC encoded by the exons atggtTTATGAGTATGTTCTTGCTGGTGTCCTGGTTTCTTTGTTGAGTTCTGTTTTCTTCCTCATCATAAACACCACCTACAgcgaaaagaagaaggaagacgtCGCGAATGTTTCTGAAACTGGTGTTTTTTTGGAGACGGAGATTGAGAAAAATACTGATGTTGTCATTGTTGGTGCTGGAGTTGCTGGTGCTGCTCTTGCTTACACTCTTGGGAAG GAAGGACGGCGTGTACATGTGATCGAAAGAGACTTGAACGAGCCAGACAGAATTGTTGGTGAACTATTGCAACCTGGAGGCTATCTCAAGTTGATTGAATTAGGTCTTGAAGATTGTGCTAATGAGTCCATTGATGCTCAAAAAGTGTTTGGTTATGCCCTTTACAAAAATGGCAATGACACAAAACTGTCATATCCCTTAGAAACATATAGTTCAGATATCGCCGGGAGAAGTTTCCACAATGGACGTTTCATCCAAAGAATGCGCGAAAGGGCTGCAACTCTTTCAAA TGTGAAAATGGAACAAGGAACAGTGACAACACTAATTGAAGAAAATGGCATTATCAGAGGAGTGATGTACAAGAACAAGGCCGGAGAGGAGATGAGAACATATGCTCCGCTAACCATAGTATGCGATGGCTGCTTTTCAAATCTGCGCCGCTCTATCTCTACTCCCAAT ATTGAAAATCCATCCTGCTTTGTCGGTTTGATCTTGGAGAACTGTGAGCTTCCTCATGCAAACCATGGACATGTGATTTTGGGAGACCCTTCCCCCATCTTGTTTTATCCTATTAGTAGTACCGAGGTTCGTTGTTTGGTAGATGTACCCGGCACAAAAGTACCATCAGTAGCTAACGGTGAAATGGCTCAGTATTTGAAAACTGTGGTGGCTCCTCAG GTTCCCCATCAGCTCTTAAAGGCTTTTCTAGCAGCGGTTGATAAAGGAATCATCAGAACAATGCAAAACAAAAGCATGCCGGCTGCTCCTCAGCCCACCCCTGGCGCAATTTTATTGGGGGATGCTTTCAACATGAGACACCCTTTAACTGGAGGAGGGATGACTGTGGCTCTTTCCGACATTGTTCTTCTCAGGGATCTTTTGAGACCCCTAAGTGACTTCAACGATGCACCTGCTTTGTGCGATTATCTCGAATCATTTTACACGCTCCGCAAG CCTGTGTCATCTACTATAAACACATTGGCCGGTGCCCTTTACAAGGTGTTTTGTGCTTCGCCTGACCTCGCAAGACAGGAAATGCGTGAAGCATGTTTCGACTACTTGAGCCTTGGCGGCATCTGTTCAAATGGACCAATATCTCTACTCTCCGGTCTTAACCCTTGTCCAGTCAGCCTGTTTCTCCATTTCTTTGCTGTGGCTGTCTATGGAGTCGGCCGCTTAATGATTCCATTCCCTACACCGAAACGGATGTGGTTAGGGGCTAGATTGATCGTG aGTGCATCAGGAATCATATTCCCGATTATTAAAGCCGAAGGAGTTAGACAGATGTTCTTTCCTGCAACAATGCCAGCATATTACAGAGCTCCTCCTGTTCACAGAAGAATCGAAACAAGAACGAAGCTTAAATGTTAa